A stretch of Myxococcus hansupus DNA encodes these proteins:
- the lysS gene encoding lysine--tRNA ligase yields MAETENKSDKSAGEGDLGTKEQEIYDQRLEKAGKWRDAGFNPYGNGYRPQHQAAEIHEKHSAQTAEEIEQAAPPPYDVAGRVVAMRSFGKAAFIKLRDRSGEIQVHMKKDALGDTYETFKLCDVGDFLAATGTIFRSKTGELTLSATKFVPLTKSLRPLPEKWHGLQDVEMRYRQRYLDLVSNPDVKQTFLRRNKLIRFIRNFLDTRDFVEVETPMMHPLVSGAAARPFSTHHNALDIDLYMRIAPELYLKRLVVGGFDRVYEVNRNFRNEGISTRHNPEFTMLEFYQAYATYEDLMDLSEEMISEAAQAVTGDSKVKYGEHVLDFGKGWKRISMTEAIREVVSGLSDKDMADADRLRHELLKTSHSEAERRAVDTMNHGELVGALFEHHVEHTLIHPTFITHFPTAVSPLARRNDANPDVTDRFELYVAGREIANAFSELNDPLDQKGRFLAQLEAKQRGQQETMDYDDDYIRALEHGMPPTAGEGIGIDRLAMLFTDSQSIRDVILFPLLKPLAK; encoded by the coding sequence ATGGCCGAGACCGAAAACAAGAGCGACAAGAGTGCGGGCGAGGGCGACCTCGGGACGAAGGAACAGGAAATCTACGACCAGCGCCTGGAGAAGGCCGGCAAGTGGCGTGACGCCGGCTTCAATCCGTACGGCAACGGCTACCGTCCTCAGCACCAGGCCGCCGAAATCCACGAGAAGCACAGCGCGCAGACCGCCGAGGAAATCGAGCAGGCCGCGCCCCCTCCGTACGACGTCGCGGGCCGCGTCGTGGCCATGCGCTCGTTCGGCAAGGCCGCGTTCATCAAGCTGCGCGACCGCTCGGGCGAAATCCAGGTCCACATGAAGAAGGACGCCCTGGGTGACACCTACGAGACCTTCAAGCTCTGCGACGTGGGCGACTTCCTCGCGGCCACGGGCACGATTTTCCGCTCCAAGACGGGCGAGCTGACGCTGTCGGCCACGAAGTTCGTTCCGCTCACCAAGTCCCTGCGCCCCCTGCCTGAGAAGTGGCACGGCCTGCAGGACGTGGAGATGCGCTACCGCCAGCGCTACCTGGACCTCGTGTCCAACCCGGACGTGAAGCAGACCTTCCTCCGGCGCAACAAGCTCATCCGCTTCATCCGCAACTTCCTCGACACGCGCGACTTCGTCGAGGTCGAGACGCCGATGATGCACCCGCTCGTCTCCGGCGCGGCGGCGCGGCCCTTCAGCACGCACCACAACGCGCTCGACATTGATTTGTACATGCGCATCGCCCCGGAGCTGTATCTCAAGCGCCTGGTGGTGGGCGGGTTCGACCGCGTCTACGAGGTCAACCGCAACTTCCGCAACGAAGGCATCAGCACCCGGCACAACCCCGAGTTCACGATGCTGGAGTTCTATCAGGCGTACGCCACGTACGAGGACCTGATGGACCTCTCCGAGGAGATGATTTCGGAGGCGGCCCAGGCCGTCACCGGCGACTCCAAGGTGAAGTACGGCGAGCACGTGCTCGACTTCGGCAAGGGCTGGAAGCGCATCTCCATGACGGAGGCCATCCGCGAGGTGGTGAGCGGCCTGTCCGACAAGGACATGGCGGACGCGGACCGGCTGCGCCACGAGCTGCTCAAGACGAGCCACTCGGAGGCCGAGCGGCGCGCCGTGGACACCATGAACCATGGTGAGCTGGTGGGCGCGCTCTTTGAGCACCACGTCGAGCACACGCTCATCCATCCCACCTTCATCACCCATTTCCCCACCGCCGTCTCGCCGCTGGCTCGCCGCAATGACGCGAACCCGGACGTGACGGACCGCTTCGAGCTGTACGTGGCGGGCCGGGAAATCGCGAACGCCTTCTCCGAGCTGAACGACCCGCTGGACCAGAAGGGCCGCTTCCTGGCCCAACTGGAGGCGAAGCAGCGGGGCCAGCAGGAGACCATGGACTACGACGACGACTACATCCGCGCCCTGGAACACGGCATGCCGCCCACGGCCGGTGAAGGCATCGGGATTGATCGGCTCGCCATGTTGTTCACGGATTCGCAGAGCATCCGGGACGTCATCCTGTTTCCCCTCCTCAAGCCACTGGCGAAGTAG
- a CDS encoding ABC transporter ATP-binding protein: MALLSIRNVFKSYFLHGKRIDILRGVSLDIQRGELVSLVGASGAGKSTFLHVLGTLDAPAAGEVLFEGRSVFSMNDAEIAEFRNRTIGFVFQSHYLLPEFTALENVAMPALIQRQERTGAYAYARELLERVGLGHRVDHRPGELSGGEAQRVALARALVLKPAVLLADEPTGNLDPTTGEGIHQLLREVNREQGITAVVVTHNEALARSMPRRLRLAGGEVSEA; this comes from the coding sequence ATGGCGCTGTTGTCCATCCGCAATGTCTTCAAGAGCTACTTCCTGCACGGCAAGCGCATCGACATCCTTCGAGGCGTTTCGCTGGACATCCAGCGGGGAGAGCTGGTCTCGCTGGTGGGCGCCTCCGGCGCGGGAAAGAGCACCTTCCTGCACGTGCTGGGCACGCTGGATGCTCCGGCCGCGGGCGAGGTCCTCTTCGAGGGCCGCTCCGTGTTCTCCATGAACGACGCGGAGATCGCCGAGTTCCGGAATCGGACCATCGGCTTCGTCTTCCAGAGCCACTACCTGCTGCCGGAGTTCACCGCGTTGGAGAACGTGGCGATGCCCGCGCTCATTCAGCGACAGGAGCGCACGGGGGCCTACGCGTACGCCCGTGAACTGCTGGAGCGGGTCGGGCTGGGACATCGCGTGGACCACCGTCCAGGGGAGTTGTCCGGTGGTGAAGCCCAGCGTGTGGCCCTGGCGCGCGCGTTGGTGCTCAAGCCCGCGGTGTTGCTGGCGGACGAGCCCACCGGCAACCTGGACCCCACGACGGGTGAGGGCATCCACCAGCTCCTGCGTGAAGTGAACCGCGAGCAGGGCATCACCGCCGTGGTCGTCACGCACAACGAGGCGCTTGCCCGCTCCATGCCCCGCCGTCTCAGGTTGGCCGGGGGGGAGGTGTCGGAGGCGTGA
- a CDS encoding ABC transporter permease, whose protein sequence is MHSAERQTVYRWSFIWVGALVSLAGFALLGVALTSSQAWVEASPALGLSLLGWGGLVQALNAVLLVSQQAVAPFPHTGVLVAGAAVWLAGWALIAAGVRRAPASAEGPSPAAGATLYPRLARYRDFYWSTLGAYGGGILLAEVVLILLQTLLSSGVSTTELAGAAKEGGGMTLAPTGAFAIALLAGGMVAFISGFIGASRAQRLSLPEATIGVLYLGLPIPIILTLMERLPGLQLALGYRLREVTYVAGLIGRPELGYWLVFTFLVLALVLGVNTGFIAAGSGRVDLKLGFELFVARRHVAVFRPSLLLGTLAVLMFGIIPPLLVYFIIRSAEAAVERTRIRKLGLKDPLAAASDLNRLKLHEQSPTMMMTALSVGGVGVGVMALIIVLSVMSGFEADLQQKILGTNAHAVVSKYAGDLPEYAKVMDSVRKVRGVVGQTPFIINQVMIASEGNVDGVIIKGIDPATVGEVTDLPRNILHGGSLDILYTPEKIAHRGLTDEEPAEEGGVEEDDIIRRSGTPKKPPVLPGIVIGRELAASLRVVVGDRVNVVSPLGTELGPSGPIPKSRAFRVAAIFYSGMYEYDSKFVYILLKEAQDFFNVKGATGIELKVADIDDARRIASQVVKSLGGYPYRARDWGEMNKNLFSALRLEKLVMGIILSIIIIVAAGLIVATVIMLVLEKRKEISVLKALGVPDGGIVKIFLAEGLQIGVAGGFLGLISGLSWCVFIEKVGIKLDPDVYYIPALPVRIEPVQTVLAVVIAVLVTYLASIYPALKASSVEPVEGLKAE, encoded by the coding sequence GTGCACTCCGCCGAACGGCAGACCGTCTATCGCTGGTCCTTCATCTGGGTGGGGGCGCTGGTCTCCCTTGCGGGCTTCGCCCTGCTCGGGGTCGCGCTCACGTCCTCTCAGGCCTGGGTCGAGGCCAGCCCCGCTTTGGGGCTCTCCCTGCTGGGTTGGGGAGGTCTGGTCCAGGCCCTGAACGCGGTGCTGCTGGTCTCCCAGCAGGCTGTCGCGCCTTTTCCGCACACCGGTGTGTTGGTGGCGGGCGCGGCCGTCTGGCTCGCGGGGTGGGCACTGATCGCCGCGGGCGTCCGCCGCGCGCCGGCGTCCGCCGAAGGGCCGAGCCCCGCCGCGGGCGCCACGCTGTACCCTCGGCTGGCGCGCTACCGGGACTTCTACTGGAGCACCCTGGGCGCCTACGGCGGCGGCATCCTCCTGGCGGAGGTCGTCCTCATCCTCCTGCAGACGCTGCTGTCCAGCGGGGTGTCGACCACCGAGCTGGCGGGCGCGGCGAAGGAGGGCGGCGGGATGACGCTGGCGCCCACCGGCGCCTTCGCCATCGCGCTGCTCGCGGGCGGCATGGTGGCGTTCATCTCCGGCTTCATCGGCGCCTCGCGCGCGCAGCGCCTGTCGCTGCCCGAGGCCACCATTGGCGTGCTGTACCTGGGCCTGCCCATCCCCATCATCCTCACGCTGATGGAGCGGCTGCCGGGCCTGCAGCTCGCGCTGGGCTACCGGCTGCGCGAGGTGACGTACGTCGCGGGGCTGATTGGCCGCCCGGAGCTGGGGTACTGGCTCGTCTTCACCTTCCTGGTGCTGGCGCTGGTGCTGGGCGTCAACACCGGCTTCATCGCCGCGGGCAGCGGCCGCGTGGACCTGAAGCTCGGCTTCGAGCTCTTCGTCGCGCGCCGGCACGTGGCGGTGTTCCGTCCCTCGTTGCTGCTGGGGACGCTGGCGGTGCTGATGTTCGGCATCATCCCGCCGCTGCTCGTGTACTTCATCATCCGCTCGGCGGAGGCTGCGGTGGAGCGCACGCGCATCCGCAAGCTGGGCCTCAAGGACCCGCTGGCTGCCGCTTCCGACCTCAACCGGCTCAAGCTGCATGAGCAGTCGCCCACCATGATGATGACCGCCCTGTCCGTGGGCGGCGTGGGCGTGGGCGTGATGGCGCTCATCATCGTGCTGTCGGTGATGAGCGGCTTCGAGGCCGACCTTCAGCAGAAGATCCTGGGCACCAACGCGCACGCGGTGGTGTCCAAGTACGCTGGGGACCTGCCCGAGTACGCCAAGGTCATGGACTCGGTGCGCAAGGTGCGCGGCGTGGTGGGCCAGACGCCCTTCATCATCAATCAGGTGATGATCGCCTCCGAAGGCAACGTGGACGGCGTCATCATCAAGGGCATCGACCCGGCCACCGTGGGCGAGGTGACGGACCTGCCGCGCAACATCCTCCACGGCGGCTCGCTCGACATCCTCTACACCCCGGAGAAGATCGCCCACCGGGGCCTGACGGACGAGGAGCCCGCGGAGGAGGGCGGGGTGGAGGAGGACGACATCATCCGTCGCTCCGGCACGCCCAAGAAGCCGCCCGTCCTGCCCGGCATCGTCATTGGCCGCGAGCTGGCGGCGTCGCTGCGCGTGGTGGTGGGAGACCGGGTGAACGTCGTCTCCCCGCTGGGCACCGAGCTGGGGCCGTCCGGCCCGATTCCGAAGAGCCGCGCCTTCCGCGTGGCGGCCATCTTCTACTCGGGCATGTACGAGTACGACTCCAAGTTCGTCTACATCCTCCTCAAGGAGGCCCAGGACTTCTTCAACGTGAAGGGCGCCACGGGCATCGAACTCAAGGTGGCGGACATCGACGACGCGCGCCGCATCGCCTCGCAGGTGGTGAAGTCGCTGGGCGGCTATCCCTACCGGGCACGTGACTGGGGAGAGATGAACAAGAACCTCTTCTCCGCGCTGCGCCTGGAGAAGCTGGTGATGGGCATCATCCTCTCCATCATCATCATCGTGGCCGCGGGCCTCATCGTCGCCACCGTCATCATGCTGGTGCTGGAAAAGCGGAAGGAGATCTCCGTTCTCAAGGCGCTGGGCGTCCCCGATGGCGGCATCGTGAAGATATTCCTCGCCGAGGGCCTCCAGATTGGTGTCGCGGGCGGCTTCCTCGGGCTGATTTCCGGCCTCTCGTGGTGCGTCTTCATCGAGAAGGTCGGCATCAAGCTGGACCCGGACGTCTATTACATCCCGGCGCTGCCGGTGCGCATCGAGCCCGTGCAGACCGTGCTGGCCGTCGTCATCGCGGTGCTCGTCACCTACCTCGCCTCCATCTACCCGGCCCTCAAGGCCAGCAGCGTGGAGCCGGTGGAAGGCCTGAAGGCGGAGTAG